TTAATGCAATTGCACATTCAATTCTCTTCTTTTGCATTTTACATCCAATTTCATAAGGAATATTCATATCTCCATTGAAATTAAAGTTATTAGCTTGGCATCCACCACTGCAATAGAATTTTGCCCAACAATCTCTGCACTTAGGTTTATTGTATATATGAGATTGCTTGAATTTCTTAGCAAGTTCTGTATCATAAGTATCATCATAAATACTTCCTAATTTAAATTCTTCTTTTCCAACAAATTGATGACATGGATATACATCTCCTTGTGGAGTTATTGCAACATATTCAAAGCCAGCTCCGCAGCCTGAAATTCTCTTATAAACACATGGTCCGCCGTCAAGATCTATATTAAAATGATAGAATTTAAATTCTTCGTTTCCTTCTCTTTTTCTCTTTACCATTTCTTCATATAACTTATCATAATTATCAAAAATTGTATCAATATCTTCTTCTCTAAGTGAAAGAGGATGTCCGCTTTCTAAAACAACAGGTTCTATTGATAGTTCTTTAAATCCTTCATTTACCATAGCCATTACATCTTCATAAAAATCTATGTTTCCTCTTGTGAAAGTTCCTCTAACATAATAAGTTTTTCCCTTAGTTCTTCTTTTAATCATTTCTTTTATGTTAGGTACAATATCATCATAAGAACCGCTCTTATCTATCTTAATTCTAACATTATCATTAACTTCTTTTCTTCCATCTAATGACAAAATTATATTTCCCATTTCCTTATCCATATAATCCATCATATCTGGAGTTAAAAGAGTGGCATTAGTAGTCATAGTAAATCTAATTTTTTTCTTCCACTTTTCTTCATTATCTCTAGCATATTGTACTATTTCTTTTATAGTATCCATGATTAAAGTTGGCTCTCCACCGAACAAATCAATTTCTATATTTTTTCTTGGACCGCTTCTCTTAATAACATAGTCAATTGCTTTTTGAGCTGTTTCTAGGCTCATTACCCCGCCATGTCCATGATATTCACCTTCATCAGCAAAACAATATTTACATCTTAAATTGCATCCATGAATTACATTTAAACAAATAGCTTTTATGTAATCTCTATCATCCATTGAACTATGTGCTATTTCTTCATATTGATCTCCTGAATAAAGAATCCCTTCTTCAGCTAATTCTTGAATTTCATCATAAGCTTCTGAAAGTTCCTCTTCCTCATATTTTCCTTTTAAATCTTCTACTATCTCTTTCTTAGTTCTTAAATTATTATCATCTAATATATCATAGACTAACTCATCTACAACATGAACTGCTCCTGTATTTACATCTAAAACAAAAAAGTTTTCACCTTGCTTAAATTTATGTATTAAAGCCAATTTAAATTCCTCCTAATATACAAAGTAAGCAGCAACTATATAGTTACTGCTTGAAAATTTAGTTTTCGCATTCTAAGTTTGCAACTGTGCAAGATGTCTTACAAGCTGATTGACATGAGTTTGCACACTCTTTGCATCCTGGTTTACATAAACTATTTTTAATATTTGGTTTGTTTATAGTTTTTATGTGTTTCATTACAAAAAACCTCCATTTAAAATATATCCTCGCTAATTATATCATAATATACAGCAGTATAAAAGAATTAGTGTATCTCTTTTTATTTATATTAAAATTAAAATTTTAATTATAATTAAACTGTTTATAGATTTTGTTAAACTTTGTAAACAGTTATTTTATAAATATACTTGATACTTTTTTTAATAATAATTTAAGTCGTTCTAAATTCCTTTTTTCAATTTTATCACCAACTTGTGATAATTTATCTTTTATTCCAGAGATTTTAACGAATTCAGCTATAATGTCTTTTGAATTTTTATGTAGAATAACAATTTGTAATTGATCTTGTGTTTCAATAATTCCACGAACTCCTTCTACTCTTTTTTAAGCTCCAACGTTTACCTTTTTCTTATCTTTTAAATTTAATTTCAAATTAGACATGCAATTTTTCATTGGTAGTCAGAATAGATAAAGTCACATCCATTGCTTATCAAAATTTTATATTGAAAGCAAGTTAGAATGTGACTTCACCCATTTTATATATATTTAATTATTTATAACTCTTTTACTATAGTAATATGACTTTGCTTAAAAGCTCATTATTTCTCTTTATAAACTCATCCATTTCATTTGCATCTAATTCTTTATTAGCAATCTTAGCTAAATCTAAAATATGTTCACAAATAAATTTAACTTCATCTTTTTTAGCATCATCCTTAGAAACTTCTACAAGTTTTTTAATGATAGCATTTTTGCTATTTACAACTAAAGTCTTTTCTTCATCAAACATACCTGGGAAGTTCATTCCTGATGCAGCATACATCTTACTCATTTGAGCCATTCTTCTTGATTCTTCTGAAACTAAAATAAGTGCTGGAGTATTTTCATTTTTTAATCCTTCAACTGATAATTTAGTAACTTTTTCTCCGAGTGCATTTTTGAATACATCTTCAATTTCTTTATTTAATGCTTTTGCAGTTTCATCATTTTCATCAGTTTTACTTCCTAATGTTTCAGAAATATCAGAGTCAATTCTATTAAATTTAACCCCACTTTCATGCATCTCCAAGAATGAAATAAAGTGATCATCTATTGTACAATCAAATATTACAGCATCTAAATCATATTCTTTAAACATCTTAATATATTGAGATTGTTGTTTTTCATCATTAGCATAAAATACTTTATTTTCATGTTTTTCTTTATTCGCTTCAAGATAATCTTTTAATGTTATAAATTCACCTTTTAAGTTTTTAAAGATGATTATATCCTTAATCTTTTCATAGAATTTTTCATCTTTTAAGCATCCATACTTAATGAATATTTGTATATCTGGCCAGAATTTATTAAATTCTTCTCTACTATTTTTAAATAAGTCAACTAATTTATCTGCAACCTTCTTAACTATATGATTAGAAATCTTTGAAACTTCCTTATCATTTTGAAGGAAACTTCTTGATACATTTAAAGGAAGATCGGGACAATCTATAGTACCCTTTAATAATAATAAAAATTCTGGAATTACTTCTTTTATGTTATCTGCAACAAATACTTGGTTATTGTATAATTTTACTTGCCCTTCTGTTGCTTCAAATTCATGTGTTAATTTAGGGAAATACAATATTCCTTTTAAGTTAAATGGATAATCTACGTTTAAATGAATCCAAAATAATGGTTCATTAAAATCATTAAATACTTTTCTATAAAAATCTTTATATTCTTCGTCTGTACAATCTTTTGGAGCTTTAACCCATAATGGCTTTGTATCATTTAAAGGTTTTGGAGCTTCTACTTCTACTAATTCTTTATATTCAGTTCCATCTTCGTTTTTCTTTGTTTCATATTTAGGTTCTTCTTTTGGCTTATTTTCATCTTCTAAATATATTTCTGTAGGTAAGAATGAACAATATTTCTTTATTATTTCTCTAACCTTATATTCTTCTAAAAATTCGGTGCTTTCATCATTAATATATAATGTTACAGTTGTACCTCTAGTAGTTCTTTCTTCTGAAAGAGCCATTTCATATTCAGTACCACCTTCATCACAAATCCATTTTATTGGTTCTGCTTGATCTTTATATGATAATGTATCTATTTGAACTTTATCAGAAACCATGAATGTTGAATAAAAACCAAGTCCAAAGTGACCTATTATATCCTTACCTTCATCCATCTTATCTTTATATTTCTCTACAAAATCTGTTGCGCCTGAAAAAGCAACTTGAGTAATGTACTTTTTAACTTCTTCTTCAGTCATTCCAATACCATTGTCTATAAACTTAAGAGTCTTCTTTTCTTTATTTACAGATACTACAACCTTATATTGTTCATCTTCCATTGCAATAGCTTCTCCATATGAAGCTAATCTTTGAAATTTACTAATTGCATCGCATGCATTACTTATAACTTCTCTTATAAATATGTCTTTATCAGAGTATAGCCATTTCTTAATAATAGGAAATATGTTCTCTGTATCAATTGAAATATTACCATTTTCTTTTATCATTTTATAACCACTCCTCTATTTTTTTTACTAGAGAATATTTTAGACCAAAGAGTATTAATTGTCAAATTATTCTTGTGATTCATCATAAGAATAATTTGAACAAAAAAACTGTTTAAAATTACTATTCAGCTTTTACATAGCCTTCATTAAACATTGATTTATTTACAAGAAATACTAGCATAACTGCAATCATAGCACTACATGCAGTCAGTATGTATCCTTGCCTTATTCCATAATTATCTATTATACTTCCTATAACCAAAGGTGAAATCGAAGATCCTGTTCCTGATATTATTAATAAAGTCGAACTTAACCTTCCTCTATGGGAAGCTGGAGAATTATTAGCAATAAATGTAGATGAATTGGTTGCCCCTATTATTTCCCCAAAAGTCATGACTATTACTCCAAAGAAAAACAATGGAATTGAAGTTATAAATCCAAATATTAGAAATGAAATAATATATATAAAAGAACTTAACCCTATATTATTTAATTCCGATATTTTTTTAGTTATCCTCATTAAAAAAGGAGTTGCAATTATAACTACAATTCCATTTGTTGCTCCTAGTAAACCATATATTTTAGCCCCATCACTTCCAAATAATGCTCCAATTTGAAGTGGTAGTGCAAATCCCCACTCTGCATATGTAAATTGTACAAAAAATGTAATGATTCCAAATACAATAAGGATTGGTCTAGTTAATAAAACTTTAAAAACAGAGCCCTCTACAGCACTTTCTAATTGATTCATTTCTTGTAAATTATCCTCTTCTAAATTTCTAACTATTTTTTTCTCTTTTATGAGCATTACAATAAGAATCATTGAAATTAACGTTGTAATTGCATCTCCTATAAACACCAATGACAAATAATTTTTATATAAGAACCCTCCGATTAATGGACCTATAGAGAATCCTAAATTTATTCCCATGTATAATAACGAATATGATAATTTTCTATTTTTTGTATTTGTTACATCTGCATTTAAAGCATCATAAGCTGGCATTGCCATTGAATAAAAGCAGGAAGATACCATCATCATTTTAGCAGTAAGAACTGATATTGGCATAATTCCACACAGTAAAAGCATAATAGCACCTAATGATTGAAATACAACTATTATTTTTTTACGTCCAAAAGAATCTACTAATTTTCCTCCTACTAATAAGCCTCCCCCTTGAAGAAATGATTGAAATGCTATAAAAGTTCCTGATTCCCCTGCTGACATTCCAAATTTTTGTGTTAAAATAAGTGCCATTAAGGGACCAACAAATGATCCAATACAATTAATAATTCTACCTATGAAAAGAATATATATTTCTCTAGGCAATCCTTTATATTGTGTTAAATTTTGCTTTAAATTAAACATAAAACCTCCCTATTATTAATATCATTGCAAACTGATCTGGTAATTAATTAATAATATTCCTCAATTTATATATTATAGCATAAACGTTATATCTGAACCTTTTAATTCATAAAAATAACCATTGACATTCACGCTACGTGAAGGTGTAAAGTAATCTTGTAAGGAGATGATCAAATGGAATACACGGTGCAAAAATTAGGTCAATTAGCAGGTATTAGTCCCAGAACCCTTAGATATTATGATGAAATAGGAATTCTTAAGCCTGCAAGAATTAATTCATCTGGATATCGAATTTATGGCCAAGAAGAAGTTAATACATTACAACAAATATTATTTTATCGAGAATTAGATATAAACTTAGAAACCATAAAAAATATAGTAACCTCTCCCTCATTCGATGGAACAGC
The DNA window shown above is from Clostridium beijerinckii and carries:
- the scfB gene encoding thioether cross-link-forming SCIFF peptide maturase, whose product is MALIHKFKQGENFFVLDVNTGAVHVVDELVYDILDDNNLRTKKEIVEDLKGKYEEEELSEAYDEIQELAEEGILYSGDQYEEIAHSSMDDRDYIKAICLNVIHGCNLRCKYCFADEGEYHGHGGVMSLETAQKAIDYVIKRSGPRKNIEIDLFGGEPTLIMDTIKEIVQYARDNEEKWKKKIRFTMTTNATLLTPDMMDYMDKEMGNIILSLDGRKEVNDNVRIKIDKSGSYDDIVPNIKEMIKRRTKGKTYYVRGTFTRGNIDFYEDVMAMVNEGFKELSIEPVVLESGHPLSLREEDIDTIFDNYDKLYEEMVKRKREGNEEFKFYHFNIDLDGGPCVYKRISGCGAGFEYVAITPQGDVYPCHQFVGKEEFKLGSIYDDTYDTELAKKFKQSHIYNKPKCRDCWAKFYCSGGCQANNFNFNGDMNIPYEIGCKMQKKRIECAIALKCDEN
- the scfA gene encoding six-cysteine peptide SCIFF, which translates into the protein MKHIKTINKPNIKNSLCKPGCKECANSCQSACKTSCTVANLECEN
- a CDS encoding molecular chaperone HtpG — translated: MIKENGNISIDTENIFPIIKKWLYSDKDIFIREVISNACDAISKFQRLASYGEAIAMEDEQYKVVVSVNKEKKTLKFIDNGIGMTEEEVKKYITQVAFSGATDFVEKYKDKMDEGKDIIGHFGLGFYSTFMVSDKVQIDTLSYKDQAEPIKWICDEGGTEYEMALSEERTTRGTTVTLYINDESTEFLEEYKVREIIKKYCSFLPTEIYLEDENKPKEEPKYETKKNEDGTEYKELVEVEAPKPLNDTKPLWVKAPKDCTDEEYKDFYRKVFNDFNEPLFWIHLNVDYPFNLKGILYFPKLTHEFEATEGQVKLYNNQVFVADNIKEVIPEFLLLLKGTIDCPDLPLNVSRSFLQNDKEVSKISNHIVKKVADKLVDLFKNSREEFNKFWPDIQIFIKYGCLKDEKFYEKIKDIIIFKNLKGEFITLKDYLEANKEKHENKVFYANDEKQQSQYIKMFKEYDLDAVIFDCTIDDHFISFLEMHESGVKFNRIDSDISETLGSKTDENDETAKALNKEIEDVFKNALGEKVTKLSVEGLKNENTPALILVSEESRRMAQMSKMYAASGMNFPGMFDEEKTLVVNSKNAIIKKLVEVSKDDAKKDEVKFICEHILDLAKIANKELDANEMDEFIKRNNELLSKVILL
- a CDS encoding MFS transporter; protein product: MFNLKQNLTQYKGLPREIYILFIGRIINCIGSFVGPLMALILTQKFGMSAGESGTFIAFQSFLQGGGLLVGGKLVDSFGRKKIIVVFQSLGAIMLLLCGIMPISVLTAKMMMVSSCFYSMAMPAYDALNADVTNTKNRKLSYSLLYMGINLGFSIGPLIGGFLYKNYLSLVFIGDAITTLISMILIVMLIKEKKIVRNLEEDNLQEMNQLESAVEGSVFKVLLTRPILIVFGIITFFVQFTYAEWGFALPLQIGALFGSDGAKIYGLLGATNGIVVIIATPFLMRITKKISELNNIGLSSFIYIISFLIFGFITSIPLFFFGVIVMTFGEIIGATNSSTFIANNSPASHRGRLSSTLLIISGTGSSISPLVIGSIIDNYGIRQGYILTACSAMIAVMLVFLVNKSMFNEGYVKAE